A genomic stretch from Shewanella sediminis HAW-EB3 includes:
- a CDS encoding IS3-like element ISSse3 family transposase (programmed frameshift) gives MKKSRYTETQIIKILKEVEGGRLIKEVSREYGISEATYYNWKSKFGGMEASDIKRLRELEDENRRLKQMFADISLEHKILKDLVEKKPLKPAVRRELVDYVLNVHQTSIRLACRVVGISPSVYRYQPDKCRDDPVIAALQEHAEKYPAYGFGKLFKVLRRKGKSWNHKRVYRVYCELKLNFRRKGKKRLPNRNPAPLAVPEAMNQCWSMDFMCDSLHCGHRFRTFNVIDDFNREILAIEVDLSLPAQRVIRVLERIIAWRGMPQKLRMDNGPEFISLALADWAEHNRVQLEHIKPGKPTQNSYIERFNRTYRTEILDMYLFKSLREVREITDNWMNEYNEERPHDSLGDITSWVYLASKKQGGNSIFKWN, from the exons ATGAAGAAATCACGCTATACCGAAACTCAGATAATTAAGATCCTGAAAGAAGTTGAAGGTGGTCGTCTGATCAAGGAAGTCAGCCGAGAATACGGTATTTCAGAGGCTACCTATTACAACTGGAAGAGTAAGTTCGGTGGTATGGAAGCCTCAGACATTAAACGCTTACGCGAGCTTGAAGATGAAAATCGACGCTTAAAACAGATGTTTGCAGACATCAGTTTGGAACATAAGATCCTCAAAGATCTCGTCGAAAAAAAGC CTCTGAAGCCAGCGGTCAGGCGTGAACTGGTTGATTATGTGCTCAATGTACATCAAACCAGTATCCGACTTGCCTGCCGCGTTGTTGGCATCAGTCCATCGGTATACCGTTATCAGCCTGATAAGTGCCGGGATGACCCCGTTATTGCCGCACTTCAGGAGCATGCCGAAAAATACCCGGCATACGGGTTTGGCAAGCTGTTTAAAGTCCTTAGACGCAAGGGAAAGTCATGGAACCATAAACGTGTTTACCGTGTGTATTGCGAGCTTAAATTGAACTTCCGTCGCAAGGGCAAGAAACGCCTGCCGAATCGCAATCCCGCACCGTTAGCGGTTCCTGAGGCAATGAATCAATGTTGGTCGATGGACTTTATGTGTGACAGTTTACACTGCGGGCATCGCTTCCGAACGTTTAATGTCATTGATGATTTTAACCGGGAAATATTGGCTATCGAAGTCGATTTAAGCCTCCCGGCCCAACGCGTTATCAGAGTGCTGGAGCGGATTATTGCCTGGCGTGGTATGCCACAAAAGCTGCGGATGGATAATGGTCCAGAGTTTATCTCACTGGCTTTAGCAGATTGGGCAGAGCATAACCGAGTTCAACTGGAACACATAAAACCAGGGAAGCCGACACAAAATTCGTATATCGAGCGATTTAACCGCACATATCGAACAGAAATTTTGGATATGTATTTGTTTAAAAGTCTCAGGGAAGTACGTGAAATTACTGATAACTGGATGAATGAATATAACGAAGAGCGGCCACATGATTCACTTGGAGATATCACTTCGTGGGTATATCTGGCGAGCAAGAAACAGGGAGGAAACTCTATTTTTAAGTGGAACTAA
- a CDS encoding sensor histidine kinase, with translation MKIKPSIKVSFLITMLLLGAGVSTMYSGLMFHYFIKGLNVATQDIMKQIGNIRTIPDKQPVAGQFYVSEFWNDVPEHIKIKFDSIPTIEEGLAVEAEKTLTGYPTAIFFLMQVKNNYGDKRFVYRVVYNTDPMVKEMENIHIDSINIILMIFVSTIFIFYLFTLFIFRRISRPVEKLGNWAQSLNEKSLDEPQPTFEYKELNQLAELIHKSLNSVKEVLNREHDFLRYASHELRTPIAVMRTNIELLTKMNRVEGASDKQVTVLKRIDRASMTIGHLTEVLLWLGRDDSSELDTQDLDLDKLVSEISAELKYLLNGKPVNVLLTTEAKRLKLPTTVCRIVLANLIRNAYQHTQSGIVDIRQIGDQIIIENTSDEDETNSVQGELGFGLGLQLTQKLIKKFGWQYSSQTTQDERNHVSVVIFS, from the coding sequence ATGAAAATTAAACCGAGTATAAAGGTCTCATTCCTTATCACCATGTTGTTACTGGGTGCAGGGGTTTCAACCATGTATTCGGGTCTTATGTTTCACTATTTTATTAAGGGGCTTAACGTTGCTACTCAGGACATCATGAAGCAGATAGGTAATATCAGAACAATACCAGACAAGCAACCCGTAGCGGGACAATTTTATGTTTCCGAGTTCTGGAATGATGTACCTGAACATATAAAAATAAAATTCGACTCCATTCCTACTATTGAAGAAGGATTAGCTGTCGAAGCAGAAAAGACTCTAACTGGCTATCCAACTGCGATATTTTTTTTAATGCAAGTTAAGAATAATTATGGTGATAAGAGGTTTGTTTATAGAGTCGTCTATAATACAGACCCTATGGTAAAAGAAATGGAAAATATTCATATTGACAGTATCAATATTATCCTCATGATATTTGTTTCCACTATATTTATTTTTTATTTGTTTACTCTATTCATTTTTAGGCGGATATCCAGACCAGTAGAAAAACTAGGTAACTGGGCTCAGTCTCTTAATGAGAAAAGCCTTGATGAGCCTCAGCCAACTTTTGAATACAAAGAGCTAAATCAGCTAGCTGAACTGATCCATAAAAGTCTGAATTCAGTCAAAGAAGTCCTTAACCGAGAACATGATTTTCTCCGATATGCCAGCCATGAGTTACGTACACCCATTGCTGTTATGAGAACAAACATTGAGCTGCTGACTAAAATGAATCGGGTCGAAGGGGCCAGTGACAAGCAGGTTACCGTATTAAAGCGAATAGATCGGGCTAGCATGACCATAGGACATTTAACTGAGGTGTTACTATGGTTAGGTCGAGATGATAGCTCTGAGCTAGATACTCAAGACCTTGATTTAGATAAACTTGTCAGCGAAATATCAGCTGAGCTAAAGTATTTACTTAACGGCAAACCTGTCAACGTACTACTGACAACCGAAGCAAAGCGGCTTAAATTACCTACAACCGTTTGCCGTATTGTCTTAGCTAACTTAATTAGAAATGCTTATCAACATACACAAAGTGGCATTGTTGATATTAGGCAAATTGGTGATCAGATTATTATTGAGAATACCAGTGATGAGGATGAAACTAACTCGGTGCAAGGTGAATTAGGTTTTGGTCTTGGTTTGCAACTGACTCAAAAGCTGATAAAGAAATTTGGCTGGCAGTATTCATCTCAGACCACTCAAGATGAAAGAAACCATGTATCAGTTGTCATTTTTTCATAA
- a CDS encoding response regulator transcription factor encodes MLNLLLVEDDIDLATAVIEYLEMESIQCDSAYNGLTGMNLIENNDYQVIILDLNLPKMDGLEVCKKMRELGDDTPVLMLTARDSLNDKVAGFNAGTDDYLVKPFAMEELIVRIKALSLRRSGQINNLSVGDLTVDLVRKIAVRGGRELKLSPSSFKLLEILMRQSPMPVSREHLMQGLWGDDQPDSNSLKVHIYKLRKELETNADTPLLHTVTGHGFSIRESL; translated from the coding sequence ATGCTAAATTTATTACTTGTTGAAGACGACATAGATCTAGCGACTGCTGTAATCGAATACCTTGAGATGGAATCAATACAATGTGATAGTGCCTACAATGGTTTAACAGGCATGAATCTTATCGAGAATAATGACTATCAAGTCATTATTCTCGACCTCAACCTTCCTAAAATGGATGGGCTTGAAGTTTGTAAGAAGATGCGAGAGCTGGGAGATGACACACCAGTACTCATGCTAACAGCAAGAGATAGCCTTAATGATAAAGTCGCAGGTTTTAATGCTGGTACCGATGACTATTTGGTTAAACCTTTTGCAATGGAAGAGTTAATTGTAAGAATCAAAGCGCTGTCTTTACGCAGAAGCGGTCAAATAAATAACCTTAGCGTTGGTGATCTTACCGTCGATTTAGTGAGAAAAATTGCAGTTCGAGGAGGACGAGAGCTTAAACTTTCTCCCTCAAGTTTTAAATTATTAGAGATACTTATGAGGCAAAGTCCAATGCCCGTCTCAAGAGAACATTTGATGCAAGGTCTTTGGGGTGACGATCAGCCAGACTCTAATAGTTTAAAGGTGCATATCTACAAATTAAGGAAAGAATTAGAGACAAATGCTGACACGCCACTTTTACATACAGTTACAGGACATGGTTTTTCAATTAGAGAATCGTTATGA